Proteins co-encoded in one Pseudoliparis swirei isolate HS2019 ecotype Mariana Trench chromosome 7, NWPU_hadal_v1, whole genome shotgun sequence genomic window:
- the rilpl2 gene encoding RILP-like protein 2, translated as MEFAEESSPAQAFEKDAFELTVEDVYDISYVIGRDLLKISSKGEEVSDLQFRIVRVLEMFETLVNKYNLSLEELRMERDNLKSELDRVVQESSSGLGTQTAGPNQLLVDLTDPNRPRFTMQELKEVLQARNQLKAQLIVAQEELQLYKSGILPQAEPAMVEVDLGTQTPSGHPPDIINDSKEEKSTIAKLFSFRRK; from the exons ATGGAGTTTGCAGAAGAGTCGTCGCCGGCTCAGGCTTTCGAGAAGGACGCGTTCGAGCTCACGGTGGAGGACGTGTACGACATCTCGTATGTGATCGGACGAGATTTATTGAAAATAAGCAGCAAAGGCGAAGAAGTGTCGGACTTACAGTTCAGAATAGTCCGCGTGTTGGAAATGTTCGAGACTTTGGTGAATAAGTACAACTTGtccctggaggagctgaggatGGAGCGGGACAACTTGAAGAGCGAACTGGACCGGGTCGTCCAGGAGAGCTCCTCCGGGCTGGGCACG CAAACAGCGGGTCCGAATCAGCTGCTGGTGGACCTCACGGACCCCAACAGGCCGCGCTTCACCATGCAGGAGCTGAAGGAGGTTCTGCAGGCGAGGAACCAGCTCAAAGCTCAGCTCATAGTGGCTCAGGAGGAGCTCCAGCTGTACAAAAG TGGGATTCTGCCACAAGCTGAGCCAGCCATGGTGGAGGTGGATCTGGGGACACAGACACCCTCGGGTCACCCGCCAGACATAATAAATGAttcaaaagaggagaagagcacCATAGCTAAACT GTTTTCATTCAGGCGAAAATAA